A genomic region of Streptomyces sp. R33 contains the following coding sequences:
- a CDS encoding carboxylesterase/lipase family protein: protein MTDDPSRRKVLKKGTVLAGVALLSGIPAGHAGQAAPRADEPPPVVDAPAGRLRGVVEGGLTVFKGVPYAAPPVGALRWRPAEPHPGWSGTRDAIAFGPSAPQLYREGGDQVLGTHGSPPFDEDCLTLNVWTPRADNDKRPVMVWIHGGGFISGSGSLPIYSGETFARDGDLVVVTINYRLGPLGYLYFGEDGTGGNFWLTDQLAALHWVRDNIAAFGGDPDDITLAGQSGGAFSVAALAGARPQGRPLFRRAILQSPPLGLQIPTRAESLQRSATFLDVLGAKDVAQLRTLPWQQLMGATVEMFKRTGRWGYWSTPFLPVLDEVTLDRHPSDLLLSGPGADIDILIGCTREEANFAFGLDPTYAAATKDQVLARMRDTFGNRASEAYGAYEEARPGARPVDVLMDLISDDLFRMPGLALAERRAAARKRPVWAYQFDLPTPAHGGRLAAAHCLELPFVFDNFDKWSGAPFLTGLDPRISEGLASTMHAAWISFIRTGDPNHQAMPHWQRYERDSRTTMRLDTVTAATDDLAGYWRRLRRPTAS, encoded by the coding sequence ATGACCGACGATCCATCACGACGCAAAGTCCTCAAGAAGGGCACGGTGTTGGCCGGTGTCGCACTGCTCTCCGGGATTCCGGCCGGGCACGCGGGGCAGGCCGCCCCTCGAGCGGACGAACCCCCGCCCGTCGTGGACGCGCCCGCGGGCCGGCTGCGCGGAGTCGTCGAGGGAGGTCTCACCGTCTTCAAGGGCGTGCCCTACGCGGCGCCGCCGGTCGGCGCCCTGCGCTGGCGCCCGGCCGAGCCCCATCCCGGCTGGTCGGGAACGCGCGACGCGATCGCGTTCGGCCCCAGTGCGCCGCAGCTGTACCGGGAAGGGGGCGACCAGGTACTCGGAACGCACGGCTCGCCCCCCTTCGACGAGGACTGCCTCACGCTCAACGTCTGGACCCCGCGGGCCGACAACGACAAGCGCCCGGTGATGGTCTGGATCCACGGCGGCGGCTTCATCTCCGGATCCGGCTCACTGCCCATCTACTCCGGCGAGACCTTCGCGCGCGACGGCGACCTCGTCGTGGTGACCATCAACTACCGGCTCGGACCGCTCGGATACCTCTACTTCGGCGAGGACGGCACCGGGGGGAACTTCTGGCTCACCGACCAGCTCGCCGCGCTGCACTGGGTACGGGACAACATCGCCGCGTTCGGCGGGGACCCGGACGACATCACGCTCGCCGGCCAGTCCGGTGGCGCGTTCTCGGTCGCGGCGCTGGCCGGTGCCCGGCCCCAGGGCCGTCCGCTCTTCCGACGCGCCATCCTCCAGAGCCCGCCGCTCGGGCTGCAGATCCCCACGCGTGCGGAGTCGTTGCAGCGCAGCGCCACCTTCCTCGACGTCCTCGGGGCCAAAGACGTGGCGCAGCTGCGGACCCTGCCCTGGCAGCAGCTGATGGGCGCCACCGTCGAGATGTTCAAGCGCACCGGTCGGTGGGGGTACTGGTCGACGCCGTTCCTGCCGGTGCTCGACGAGGTGACGCTGGACCGCCACCCCTCCGACCTGCTGCTCAGCGGCCCCGGGGCGGACATCGACATCCTGATCGGCTGCACCAGGGAGGAGGCCAACTTCGCCTTCGGGCTCGACCCGACGTACGCCGCCGCCACCAAGGACCAGGTGCTGGCCCGGATGCGGGACACCTTCGGGAACCGGGCTTCCGAGGCATACGGCGCGTACGAGGAAGCCCGGCCGGGCGCCCGGCCGGTGGACGTGCTCATGGACCTGATCAGCGACGACCTGTTCCGCATGCCCGGCCTGGCACTCGCCGAACGGCGGGCGGCGGCGCGCAAGCGTCCGGTGTGGGCGTACCAGTTCGACCTCCCGACCCCCGCGCACGGCGGTCGGCTCGCGGCGGCGCACTGCCTGGAACTGCCGTTCGTCTTCGACAACTTCGACAAGTGGTCGGGGGCGCCCTTCCTGACGGGGCTCGACCCGCGGATCAGTGAGGGGCTGGCCTCGACCATGCACGCGGCGTGGATCTCCTTCATCCGCACCGGCGATCCCAACCACCAGGCCATGCCGCACTGGCAGCGCTACGAGCGGGACTCCCGCACCACGATGCGCCTGGACACGGTCACCGCCGCCACGGACGACCTCGCCGGGTACTGGCGGCGCCTGCGCCGGCCGACGGCCTCATGA
- a CDS encoding TetR/AcrR family transcriptional regulator produces MTGAQERPLRADAARNRARVLDAATEVFTTRGVGVPTEEIARAAGVGVGTLFRHFPTKEALLEAVMVRRLEAIAAMTEQLAARADPAEAFFACFRLVVEQSAGKNEFAQALAAAGVDVHASLHEPSEEIRTRLAGLLSEAQQAGVVRPELRLPELLALLVGTGTMLEQLGADPAARERIFEVVFDGLRPR; encoded by the coding sequence ATGACTGGCGCTCAGGAGCGCCCGCTGCGGGCGGACGCCGCCCGCAACCGGGCCAGGGTGCTCGATGCCGCCACGGAGGTGTTCACCACCCGCGGCGTCGGCGTGCCGACCGAGGAGATCGCCCGGGCCGCCGGAGTCGGGGTCGGCACGCTCTTCCGGCACTTCCCCACCAAGGAGGCGCTGCTGGAGGCGGTGATGGTGCGCAGGCTGGAGGCGATCGCGGCCATGACCGAGCAGCTGGCGGCCCGGGCCGATCCGGCCGAGGCCTTCTTCGCCTGCTTCCGCCTGGTGGTGGAACAGTCGGCGGGCAAGAACGAGTTCGCCCAGGCGCTCGCCGCGGCCGGGGTGGACGTGCACGCATCGCTGCACGAGCCGAGCGAGGAGATCCGGACCCGGCTGGCCGGCCTGCTGTCCGAGGCCCAGCAGGCCGGGGTCGTCCGCCCGGAGTTGCGCCTGCCGGAGCTGCTCGCCCTGCTGGTCGGTACCGGCACCATGCTGGAGCAGCTCGGCGCGGACCCGGCGGCCCGGGAGCGGATCTTCGAGGTGGTCTTCGACGGGCTCCGGCCACGCTGA
- a CDS encoding nuclear transport factor 2 family protein, with protein sequence MPKTLSPREVFHKLLERISEGRFSELAELYAGDAVVETVFEPVGPRRFEGRAVLEARFAQLSAGMPVELTPVNVVVRETDDPEVVIAEWDYRVRHRVTGRTFESANIQVLRVRDGLIAGSRDFHDHLALVVAGGGLPELVKALEGEQHE encoded by the coding sequence ATGCCCAAAACGCTGTCACCACGAGAGGTCTTCCACAAGCTGCTGGAGCGCATCAGTGAGGGGCGGTTCTCGGAGCTGGCCGAACTCTACGCGGGAGACGCTGTCGTGGAGACCGTCTTCGAGCCGGTCGGGCCGCGCCGTTTCGAGGGCCGGGCCGTGCTCGAAGCGCGGTTCGCGCAACTCTCCGCGGGTATGCCCGTAGAGCTGACCCCGGTGAACGTGGTCGTCCGGGAGACCGATGACCCGGAAGTGGTCATTGCCGAGTGGGACTACCGGGTTCGCCACCGGGTGACCGGACGGACCTTCGAAAGCGCCAACATCCAGGTACTGCGGGTCCGTGACGGCCTGATCGCCGGCAGCCGGGACTTCCACGACCACCTTGCCCTCGTGGTGGCGGGCGGCGGCCTGCCGGAGCTGGTGAAGGCGTTGGAAGGCGAGCAGCACGAGTAG